A window from Cryptomeria japonica chromosome 1, Sugi_1.0, whole genome shotgun sequence encodes these proteins:
- the LOC131043574 gene encoding BEL1-like homeodomain protein 4, translating into MQVYETPIMSSEMHGLISSGIESLSFSSRNIFLGSSEGEMSSRSEVMTTSYQGLGNTNAWKSLNVQESRSNTAWAAPSIVIPSNIQGLASYSVQNMPNSLLVAGGGGGGGASSSLEPSEASPTASMMDIHSTNGLAFDNQRSFVEGPFNIPSLIHTVSSEVSPSVRESTQTQTHSQWQSSGSDRNLQQQNQFVMSHLNNTVNWGDRRSGSQPWSSREPFLHNISSGQDGSGQGLSLSLSFRRPSEMNLQDIESHANVLQMDGDIKAKPEGLFGGTTAGLPYSISSSYSRDGTTAGKGNMNPLQNHPLMMHVNGGSMQGTFSGHASGFKNSVHLRAAQELLYEFCNVGVGDIKSNSSSKRKPSSNFGLSYGTRNGDFAAKSEVGVNQELYGGDRFELQRRKAKLVSMLEEVDRRYKHYRSQMQAIISSFECVTSPGGAAPYTALALKAMSRHFRCLRDVICKQLQMTSKSLGENETVVPGTTRGETPRLGFLERSIRQQRALQQLGMMEQHPWRPQRGLPERSVSLLRAWLFEHFLHPYPTDADKHLLARQTGLTRSQVSNWFINARVRLWKPMVEEMYLEEAKEEKMDSAAKNGQNSGEKERGERSTATNNSEENKSGGGSDSQFTASEEEEAAAVASLKIQDPSSSTAAQTAQAESFDTMKLHQIHSSQDDMKSLDMALIRESQTLSAINASQGGMKFDLATSYKKLEDHKGLYTNKSQETHDTEMTLDFSSYNITTPNTMAAYSHEDLNPRSFANGGVSLTLGLHHSGGLSFPMTDEKYDNNMYFPREDACSNQYNMLENEGNQGNGFIERDLQYRNYVNGNRLLHDFVG; encoded by the exons ATGCAAGTCTACGAGACTCCCATTATGAGTTCTGAAATGCATGGTTTAATTTCTTCAGGAATTGAATCACTGAGCTTTTCTTCTAGAAACATCTTCTTGGGTAGTTCGGAGGGTGAGATGTCTAGCAGATCGGAAGTCATGACCACATCATACCAAGGGCTTGGAAATACTAATGCTTGGAAAAGCTTGAATGTACAGGAAAGCAGGTCTAATACTGCTTGGGCAGCTCCTAGTATTGTTATTCCTAGCAATATACAAGGTCTTGCCTCATACAGTGTACAAAACATGCCAAACTCTTTGTTAGttgcaggaggaggaggaggaggaggggccAGTTCTTCCTTGGAACCTTCCGAAGCTTCTCCTACAGCAAGTATGATGGACATCCATTCAACCAATGGATTAGCCTTTGACAACCAGAGGAGCTTTGTGGAAGGTCCTTTCAATATTCCTAGTTTGATCCATACGGTCAGTTCAGAAGTGAGTCCTTCAGTTAGAGAGTCAACCCAGACCCAAACCCATTCTCAGTGGCAAAGCAGTGGAAGTGATAGGAATTTGCAGCAACAAAACCAGTTTGTGATGTCCCATCTCAACAATACAGTGAATTGGGGCGACAGACGAAGTGGGTCTCAACcatggagctctagggagcctttccTTCACAACATCTCTTCAGGACAAGATGGATCAGGACAGGGCCTTTCATTATCTCTCTCTTTCCGCCGCCCTTCAGAAATGAATTTGCAGGACATAGAAAGCCATGCAAATGTGTTACAAATGGATGGAGATATCAAAGCAAAACCAGAAGGTTTATTCGGGGGAACTACAGCCGGGCTCCCCTATAGCATTAGCTCCTCATATTCAAGGGATGGGACGACTGCAGGGAAAGGAAATATGAATCCATTACAAAATCACCCTTTGATGATGCATGTCAATGGTGGGTCAATGCAGGGAACTTTTTCAGGCCATGCCAGTGGTTTCAAAAACTCAGTACATCTGAGGGCAGCACAGGAGCTTCTGTATGAATTTTGCAATGTTGGGGTAGGGGATATTAAATCTAACAGTAGTTCCAAGCGGAAGCCATCTTCCAATTTTGGTCTCTCTTATGGAACCAGAAACGGTGATTTTGCTGCAAAATCTGAAGTGGGGGTGAATCAGGAATTATATGGGGGAGACAGATTTGAACTCCAGAGACGCAAAGCAAAACTTGTATCAATGCTGGAAGAG GTTGACAGAAGATACAAGCATTATCGCAGCCAGATGCAGGCGATCATCAGTTCATTTGAATGTGTAACATCTCCAGGCGGTGCAGCTCCGTACACTGCTCTGGCATTGAAAGCCATGTCAAGACACTTCAGATGTCTCAGAGACGTTATCTGTAAGCAGTTACAGATGACAAGCAAGTCCTTGGGCGAGAATGAAACAGTTGTCCCTGGAACAACCAGAGGAGAAACACCCAGGTTAGGATTCCTGGAACGAAGCATAAGACAACAGCGTGCACTTCAGCAATTGGGAATGATGGAACAACACCCATGGCGACCGCAGAGAGGCCTACCTGAACGTTCTGTCTCTCTTCTTCGTGCATGGTTGTTTGAGCATTTTCTCCATCC GTATCCAACGGATGCCGATAAACATTTGTTGGCCAGGCAAACCGGTCTCACCAGAAGCCAG GTGTCAAACTGGTTCATAAATGCCCGAGTTAGACTTTGGAAACCGATGGTGGAAGAGATGTATTTGGAAGAAGCCAAAGAAGAAAAAATGGATTCAGCTGCAAAAAATGGACAAAACTCtggagagaaagaaagaggtgAGAGGTCCACAGCAACAAACAACAGCGAAGAGAACAAGAGTGGGGGAGGATCTGATAGCCAATTTACTGCatctgaagaagaagaagctgcTGCTGTAGCTTCCTTGAAGATTCAAGATCCTAGCAGCAGCACAGCAGCACAAACTGCCCAAGctgaaagctttgataccatgaagtTACACCAAATCCATTCATCTCAGGATGACATGAAGAGCCTAGATATGGCTTTGATTCGAGAATCTCAAACTCTATCAGCTATAAATGCTTCTCAGGGTGGCATGAAATTTGACCTAGCAACTTCTTACAAAAAACTTGAGGATCACAAGGGATTATACACAAACAAATCACAGGAAACCCATGATACAGAGATGACTCTTGATTTCTCTTCTTACAACATTACTACACCCAATACAATGGCTGCATATTCTCACGAGGACTTGAATCCTAGAAGCTTTGCAAATGGTGGGGTGTCTTTGACATTGGGTTTGCATCACAGTGGAGGCCTTTCATTTCCAATGACTGATGAGAAGTATGACAATAATATGTATTTCCCCAGAGAGGATGCCTGCAGCAATCAATACAATATGCTAGAGAATGAGGGAAACCAAGGAAATGGAT